The genomic region CACATTCAGTGCATAAATAGCAATTTCCTTATCGGCTTTGTCTGATGCTGCTTCCACTGCAGCTTGGATGCGATCTCTACTGAATGGAGCCCTTGAGCCATCACGCTTGATTACGATTGATTTCACCACTTCTCCTTACTCTTGAGCTATTCACAGACTTATCCACAAACACACTATATAGAGCGATTTATCGTTTAACTAACACTAGATATTGTGGCGTATTTAACGAGAACCACCAACTTTGAGTATTGATTTGGATCAATAAAAAGAGAACGCTGACTAAGATCAATTCAATATTATTACGTGAGTTCTCAAGTCGAAAAGAAACAATGTAACAATAAAAAAACTGCTAAAAAGAGTTGAATTTTCGGTAAGTGTTGTAGGATAACGGCTCATCAATATTGGCAGACAAAATTAGGGATATTTGGCATGAAACGACTTCGAAACTGGATAATGTTGGGTTGCTTACTCAGTAGCCACTCATTTGCTGAACCTTTGACCATATCCAGTTGGAATATCGAATGGTTATCAACCAACGAGACTGTGAATAAGTTTTCCGCCCAACGTGATCAAGCTGATTTCGATAAACTCAAAGAGTACTTCCAATCTTTAGATGCGGATGTGGTTGCGTTTCAAGAAGTCGATGACGCAGATGCCATTCAGCGTGTGGCTGGCGATCAATACAAGATATTGATGTCTGACCGAGCATTACCAGAAAACAGTAAGCGCCAGTTCAAAGAAGTGAACCAATACACAGGCTTCGCAGTTCGTAAAGGAATCACACTCACCGACTACGCTGACTTTCCTCTGGAATCGAGTGCCAACAGCAAGCTTAGGTTCGCCAGCTATGTGGTCATTGAAACAGGCTCGAAGCCAATTCACATGTTGTCTGTCCATTTAAAGGCAGGCTGCAGTGGGGCGTATAAGTCTAACCGCGATTGTTCACGCCTAAAAGACCAAGCTCAACAACTCAATAAGTGGATACAACAAAGAGAACGCAACGGTGAGGACTACGCGATTCTGGGGGACTTCAACCATAACCTATCCTACTCAAGAGATTGGATGTGGAAGGGTTTAACTGAAAACACGGATGCTCGTTTGGCGACAAGAAAGACCCGTGCGGATTGTAAGGTTCGCTCAAATCGTAATAACCACCGCACACACCAATTCCGCTCTGTAATAGACCACATTGTCGTTAGCGATTCATTAAGTGCATCACCTGCGAAGCAGAAGGTATTTGAAACGCAAGATGTGCTGGATTACAAACTCAGCGACCACTGCCCAGTTTCAACGACCATCAAATAATAGATAGAGATGTAAAAATAGGCTGACTGGCTTTCTTATTAAAGCGTGTCAGCCTCTCAAATGGTCATATCAAGCCTATTCTATAAGCGATAAGTTTAGCACTAGCAAGTTTTATTCGTTCGACCTGCCAACCACATTCCCGCCAGCATGCTTATCATAAATACCCACACGGTTGGGTTACCGCCACTGAGACTAGTTACCGCAGGCCCTGGACAAAAGCCTGCCAGCCCCCAACCTAAGCCAAACGCTGTTGAACCTAGAATCAGTTTTCTGTCGATTAGTGGATTGTTACGGCTATCTAACGGCTCACCATTAAACGCTTTAGCGCGCTTTTTAATAACTAGGTGATAAAATGGAGCGAACACCAGTAGCGCACCGCCCATCACGAATGCCAAGCTCATGTCCCAGTTACCGGTAATGTCTAAGAAGCCGAGCACTTTCTCAGGATCAACCATGCCTGAGATGATCATTCCAGACCCAAACAGAATACCTGCGACCAAACCAATAACGATAGTAAATGAAGCGTTTTTCATTATGCCCCCAAGCCAATTAGATTCTTGATAAACACGGTTACGATTGCCACACCCATAAATACACAGGTCGCAACAATAGAACGTTTAGATAAACGAGCCATTCCCACAATGCCATGTCCGCTAGTACACCCATTCGCCGTTTTAGTGCCGAAACCCACTAACAGACCAGCAATAACTACCACCAATAGGTTCATCTCTTCCAATTGAGGGAGTTGGTAACCGGTAGGAATCAACAACCAACCACTTACGACCATTCCAACAACAAATGCGATACGCCAATGCTTGTCAGTTTTATCTGTATCCACGCCTTCGCTCTCTTTGTTGCTGGTGCCAACTGGTAATAAACGGCTAACAATGCCACTAATACCTGCAACTCGACCAATGCCCAACATTAAAACAATGGCCGACACGCCTAACAACATGCCTCCGAAAAAAGCATCCCAAGGAATCAAACTAAGCATAGACCTCTCCTATCAACGAACATCATAAACTCATAACAACCTTTAAATTAGAGTTTACTAATAAATATAAATTAGTCAATGCTAATATAAATTCCCTCGCTTATGCTTATGTTTGTTTGATTTACTATCCAGCCAGCACAAAAAAACCCTTAGGCATTAACCTAAGGGCTTATGGTTTCATTTGAACTGTATGTCAGTTACTTAGTCTTGTTCTTTTCAGCTATCCACTGAGACATGTACTTGGTACTCGCCATGCTGTGGTGCTTAAGCATCGAGCCAAAGAAGTTATCCAGTCGATGAGATTCAAGTTCAGACTCTAGCGCAATCAATCGCTCGATTAATTTGTCGCCCAGTTGATTCTGATCGTAGTGTGCTTCAAGAATTGAGTGACATTGGCTTTGAGCCTTAAGCCACCTCTCTTCATCTTCATAGAGAGCGACAGCTTGTTCAACAAACTCATCAATATCATCTGCCACCGCACCCGGCCATTGCAGTTCGCCTTGTGGTAGCATGCCTTCACTGCCGATCTCACTCGTCACGTTTGGTGTTTTCAGCTTCATCGCATCAAGCAACTTGCCTTTAATGCCCGCACCAAAACGTAATGGCGCAACACATACACGTGCCTCTTCCATCACTTCTTGAGCATCTTTAGCCCAACCTTTGATGTGGAAACCGGTTTTAGGATTGTGCAAAGCGGTTGCCTTTGGTGGCGGGTATGAACCGTATATATGAAGTTCAGTATCAGGCAACTGCTTACGAATCTTTGGCCAAATCTTCTGTAATTGAAGCACTGCATCCCAGTTAGGCGCATGTCTAAAGTTACCTATCGTCATGAAATGCTTACGCTCTTCAAAGCTTCTCGTACTTTTAGGTAACGTATTGAGATCAACCATGAACGGCAGATGATGTAATAACTTTGGATCGATATTGAACTCAGATTGGAGCAATTCCATCTCGTAGCTTGAGATGATCAACGAAAGATCACAGCGCAGAATCGCAGCAATTTCACGTCTCGCTAAGTCACTGTACAAGTACTCTTTGGTCAGCTCAGCCTCTTTCTTAACAGCTTCATGTCTAGCATTGCGTAGGAACTGTAAATCTTCAGTATCCAACAGCTTAAAGGCATTCGGACATACCTTCTCAACACGCCAGCCGAATTGCTCTTCCATCATAAAACGGTCAAACATGACGACATCTGGTTGCAGCTCTTCTATGTACTGGTCAAAGCTATCGCAATTTAGCTGAATAGATTGGCTTGTGATGCCCTCTTCAGAAAGGTCGATCATATGCTCGGTTTCTTGAGCTGGCGTTGCGAACTCAACAGACCAACCTTGTCTCTTAAATAGACGTAATAGAGACATCATATGGCTGCCAGCCGCCGATGAATTCGGTTCTGGCCATACGTAGCCAATTGCTAAAACTTTCTTCAAAACACTTCCTAAGAAATAACAAAAGGGACTGTAGAAGTCCCTAATTAAACGTAAATCGATTTATACCGCTGATTATAATTAGTTTTAAAACTCAGCGATCAGATTCGCTCACCTACATTGCGAGCTATCATAAGCACTTCATCCGCAGAGTACAGGTTTGAAATCGTGGTTTCGATCTCTGCGCCCAACGTCGATTGATAAAGCTTTTGTGCAAAGTTGTCTGCTCTGGTGGTCACTAATACATGTTTTAGCGTCGAGCCTTGCTCTGCTAGTTTCTGCTTCACTTGCGGCAAAGAGTCTAGAATCAGCTTTTTACCCAATCCTTGCCCCTGCGCGCTCGGTGCCACAGCAAGTTGCTCTAGTTCCAAAACAGCTTCAGGCCTAAACCCACTCTTTTGCACCCAAATTATGTAGCCGACAATCACGCCATCGCTTTCAGCAACAAAGTTAAGAAAACGTGGTGCGGCACTTAAGTTACATTGTAACCAATATTTTGAGTTTTGCTGTCGAACAAAAGTAGCTTGGTGAACTAAAGCCGCCCCATCGAGGTCGGCTTCTGCCATAAAACGAACTTGCGCCATGATGCTACTCGTTCTCAGAATTGGGACGCGTTTTACAGTGTAAAATGGCTCTTTCTAAAAGCTCTAAAGCAGAGTTATCCGCTTCTGGAAGCTTAGCATCCGATTGACCTAGCGGTTCAACACGGCTGCCCCACTTAATATGACCAGCTCCCCAAGTTAAACCGGCACCGAATGCCGCCACAAGGATGTTTGAGTTAGGTTTAACAAAGCCTTGCTCTAACGATTCACACAATGCAATCGGCACAGTCGCAGCCGACGTATTGCCGTAGTTTTGAATGTTCACAAAGGCTTTCTCGCGCTCAATGCCAGCCATATCGCAAAGCGTTTGAATAATTCGGATGTTCGCCTGATGTGGAATCACAACATCAATGTTGTCTGTTGAGATACCTGTGCGGCTCAATACGGTGTGGGCAGCCGCACCCATGCCTTTAACTGCACGCTTGAAGATCTCTTTACCCACGAAATCGAAGTCCCAGTAACCGTTATCAGCCGCAAAACGGTCCATTGAAGTACCGAACTTAGGCACAGCTAGAATATCTCGGCCTTCCGCATCACAGCCGATTTGCGCTTCTTGGAGACCAACTTGCTCTTCAGTGCGAGAAAGTACGACAGCACCCGCACCATCACCGAATAGAACCGCAGTATCACGCTTGGTCCAGTCGATGAAGAATGAAAGACGCTCTGCACCGACAACGATAGCGTTGCGGTAGTTGCCCGCTTGAATCAATCGAGTTGCTGTTTCAACACCGTAGATGAAGCCTGTACACGCTGCATTAAGGTCAAAAGCCGCTGCGCTCTTAATGCCTAGGTTCTGTTGCACTTTAGACGCAGTATTTGGAATAAGAGAGTCTG from Vibrio gigantis harbors:
- a CDS encoding endonuclease/exonuclease/phosphatase family protein, whose amino-acid sequence is MKRLRNWIMLGCLLSSHSFAEPLTISSWNIEWLSTNETVNKFSAQRDQADFDKLKEYFQSLDADVVAFQEVDDADAIQRVAGDQYKILMSDRALPENSKRQFKEVNQYTGFAVRKGITLTDYADFPLESSANSKLRFASYVVIETGSKPIHMLSVHLKAGCSGAYKSNRDCSRLKDQAQQLNKWIQQRERNGEDYAILGDFNHNLSYSRDWMWKGLTENTDARLATRKTRADCKVRSNRNNHRTHQFRSVIDHIVVSDSLSASPAKQKVFETQDVLDYKLSDHCPVSTTIK
- a CDS encoding YeeE/YedE family protein; the protein is MKNASFTIVIGLVAGILFGSGMIISGMVDPEKVLGFLDITGNWDMSLAFVMGGALLVFAPFYHLVIKKRAKAFNGEPLDSRNNPLIDRKLILGSTAFGLGWGLAGFCPGPAVTSLSGGNPTVWVFMISMLAGMWLAGRTNKTC
- a CDS encoding YeeE/YedE family protein, whose product is MLSLIPWDAFFGGMLLGVSAIVLMLGIGRVAGISGIVSRLLPVGTSNKESEGVDTDKTDKHWRIAFVVGMVVSGWLLIPTGYQLPQLEEMNLLVVVIAGLLVGFGTKTANGCTSGHGIVGMARLSKRSIVATCVFMGVAIVTVFIKNLIGLGA
- a CDS encoding glycosyltransferase family 4 protein is translated as MKKVLAIGYVWPEPNSSAAGSHMMSLLRLFKRQGWSVEFATPAQETEHMIDLSEEGITSQSIQLNCDSFDQYIEELQPDVVMFDRFMMEEQFGWRVEKVCPNAFKLLDTEDLQFLRNARHEAVKKEAELTKEYLYSDLARREIAAILRCDLSLIISSYEMELLQSEFNIDPKLLHHLPFMVDLNTLPKSTRSFEERKHFMTIGNFRHAPNWDAVLQLQKIWPKIRKQLPDTELHIYGSYPPPKATALHNPKTGFHIKGWAKDAQEVMEEARVCVAPLRFGAGIKGKLLDAMKLKTPNVTSEIGSEGMLPQGELQWPGAVADDIDEFVEQAVALYEDEERWLKAQSQCHSILEAHYDQNQLGDKLIERLIALESELESHRLDNFFGSMLKHHSMASTKYMSQWIAEKNKTK
- a CDS encoding GNAT family N-acetyltransferase, whose protein sequence is MAEADLDGAALVHQATFVRQQNSKYWLQCNLSAAPRFLNFVAESDGVIVGYIIWVQKSGFRPEAVLELEQLAVAPSAQGQGLGKKLILDSLPQVKQKLAEQGSTLKHVLVTTRADNFAQKLYQSTLGAEIETTISNLYSADEVLMIARNVGERI
- a CDS encoding ketoacyl-ACP synthase III, with protein sequence MTKFYAEITGWGKCLPPAVLSNDDLSTFIDTSDEWIRTRTGIENRRISHVNTSELATVAAQHAMACAGLTVEDIDLVIIATCSPDSLIPNTASKVQQNLGIKSAAAFDLNAACTGFIYGVETATRLIQAGNYRNAIVVGAERLSFFIDWTKRDTAVLFGDGAGAVVLSRTEEQVGLQEAQIGCDAEGRDILAVPKFGTSMDRFAADNGYWDFDFVGKEIFKRAVKGMGAAAHTVLSRTGISTDNIDVVIPHQANIRIIQTLCDMAGIEREKAFVNIQNYGNTSAATVPIALCESLEQGFVKPNSNILVAAFGAGLTWGAGHIKWGSRVEPLGQSDAKLPEADNSALELLERAILHCKTRPNSENE